In the Rhizophagus irregularis chromosome 8, complete sequence genome, one interval contains:
- a CDS encoding uncharacterized protein (SECRETED:cutsite_IYS-AR; SECRETED:prob_0.3430); SECRETED:SignalP(1-29) — translation MTRQIISYIKITFLFITVLLTFFANSIYSARTIKLDDNSSGVPLYPVDTVTFQKSSILTTRLTTNCPQGGGPNSLNLFSLRSLYPNGTIQSSTVFYSDSFSVYNFCPLDRISLFALPDNILFISYLREEAINQVRFMGMTTTLDGTIIEPEVELSDIMSLDIKSISSFPYLSKITIKTNQANSDTESGALLFTITYNNLSINWRKFDWDHIGRRLSNMSEGVITPVVPSSEQYRIVSFQTFGTLDGGFGLAYSIHSIDSQPESTPTSISSHSQVYITFLHESALTWTPPTVIYETLLANANITIKLCTSSIDTSSAGYTCFIIVTWQLQPQLQYFWRIINFLSVGSILSYKELSNYEIRFETNRNVAIIYNDVLPLTHYGFCMIGVRQDNSNLQGSLYNITEGAVVKGDDWGIPQILRAKYDVLNNNTIWTAVPGEDNLGTFWYIISNDIHKNEVNNGDGYENKQISSTVPPINATIPTDTKNIIIKYKNPVILSTGFISVYQSALNSTTINTDLLRQTFSALSPQYVQYVNDTNNTEVEVIILSSTFNQLNSNYYIIVDDNFVRSQDFNEPLMGIESGVWTVKTGLPEEQKFTDDKNVLLRLNATGTRLFQELTSLERDGFFDNLLLSFSQSIPVPLERLRTSKRYQFEGIRDDLPILIKIQLKATRNKEDMNTEQILNNIDTLVRNKFVTKLNGPRNATSFLDSSYGAKEIVSVWPAYRYEIAGIICAIFVLFVLVFLAHNINPTDPKNGIPSMSLFKFVVIFVDFIMDIIFLFYNGRDVQTLYLPSIILLLAPLSINFFITMFIFLREYYSNPLFANFARENSFSTTILLVLGYIDLVSLELLSSNLANFQKLSAPFDDLADRTIYLGSLAILLVEDLPQLVIQILYLKLVIDYKFVPLLTLITCSLIITTNIIGRSYDCYRSIRDHYSSDSTDDDYQGHSSRGSYLIGVNEIFNKWWDIGSGKEKGKGKNKEEQDVTEGSGVGGNYIEPSGTNFDTQPVTAGPSGNNISWQG, via the exons atgacgcgtcaaataatttcatacattaaaataacatttctATTTATAACTGTACTTCTCACCTTCTTCGCTAATAGCATTTATTCAGCTCGCACGATAAAACTAGATGACAATTCATCAGGTGTACCATTGTATCCAGTTGATACAGTAACTTTTCAGAAATCTTCAATATTAACCACTCGTTTAACAACCAATTGTCCTCAAGGAGGAGGTCCGAATTCATTGAACTTGTTCTCGTTGAGATCATTGTACCCTAATGGAACTATACAAAGTTCAACTGTATTTTATAGTGATTCGTTTtcagtatataatttttgtccTCTTGATAGAATAAGTTTATTTGCTTTACCTG ATAACATTCTGTTTATAAGTTATTTGAGGGAGGAAGCCATCAATCAAGTAAGATTTATGGGTATGACTACAACGTTAGATGGAACAATAATTGAACC tgAAGTGGAATTGAGCGACATAATGAGTTTGGATATAAAGAGTATATCATCATTTccatatttatcaaaaataacaattaagaCAAACCAAGCAAACTCTGATACGGAAAGTGGggcattattatttacaataacatataataatcttAGTATAAATTGGAGAAAATTTGATTGGGATCATATAGG AAGGAGATTGTCTAATATGTCAGAGGGGGTTATTACGCCTGTGGTGCCATCATCAGAACAGTATAGAATAGTTTCATTTCAAACATTTGGAACATTAGATGGTGGATTTGGATTAGCATATTCCATTCACTCAATAGATTCTCAACCAGAGAGTACACCAACATCAATCTCCTCACATTCACAGGTCTACATCACATTCCTCCATGAATCAGCACTTACTTGGACACCACCAACAGTAATTTATGAAACATTATTAGCTAATGCAAATATAACCATAAAATTATGCACTTCTTCAATAGATACATCATCAGCAGGTTATAcatgttttattattgtaacaTGGCAATTGCAACCGcaattgcaatatttttggagaattataaattttttaagcgTAGGATCTATACTATCTTATAAAGAATTATctaattatgaaattagaTTTGAAACAAATAGAAATGTCGCTATTATTTACAATGATGTACTTCCACTAACTCATTATGGATTTTGTATGATTGGTGTCAGACAAGATAACTCAAATTTGCAAGGGAGTTTGTATAACATTACGGAAGGGGCGGTTGTTAAAGGAGATGATTGGGGAATTCCGCAAATATTGAGAGCAAAATAtgatgtattaaataataatacaatatggACTGCTGTACCAGGAGAAGATAATTTGGGTACATTTTGGTACATTATAAGTAATGatatacataaaaatgaaGTCAATAATG GAGATGgatatgaaaataaacaaatatcgAGTACTGTGCCACCAATTAACGCAACGATACCAACAGACAcaaaaaacattataataaaatataaaaatccaGTAATATTATCAACAGGATTCATATCAGTATACCAATCTGCTCTTAATTCTACAACAATTAATACCGATTTATTAAGACAAACATTTTCAGCATTATCACCTCAATATGTACAATATGTTAACGATACAAATAATACAGAAGtagaagtaataatattatcatcaacgtttaatcaattaaattctaattattatattatagttgatgataattttgttAGGAGTCAAGATTTTAATGAACCTTTAATGGGTATTGAAAGTGGTGTTTGGACGGTTAAAACTGGTTTGCCAGAAGAGCAAAAATTTACGGATGATAAGAATGTATTGTTACGGTTGAATGCGACGGGAACACGATTATTTCAAGAATTGACATCGTTAGAAAGGGATGggttttttgataatttattgcttTCGTTTTCACAATCGATCCCAGTACCATTGGAAAGATTACGTACATCAAAACGATATCAATTTGAAGGCATAAGAGATGATTTAccgatattaataaaaattcaattaaaagcCACTAGAAATAAAGAAGACATGAATACCGAacaaattcttaataatattgatactttagttagaaataaatttgttactAAATTAAATGGTCCTAGAAATGCTACTAGTTTTTTAGATTCTAGTTATGGTGCGAAGGAAATAG taagTGTGTGGCCTGCATATAGATATGAAATAGCGGGAATCATTTGTGCTATATTTGTACTATTTGTGCTGGTATTCCTAGCTCACAATATTAATCCTACGGATCCTAAG AATGGTATACCTAGTATGTCACTATTCAAATTTGTTGTGATATTTGTAGATTTTATTATGgatataatctttttattttataatggtCGTGATGTACAAACATTATATTTACCAAG cattattttattattagcacctttatcaataaatttttttataacaatgttCATATTTTTGAGAGAATATTATAGTAACCCTTTATTTGCTAATTTTGCACGTGAGAATTCATTTTCGACAACAATACTTCTTGTACTTGGTTATATTGATTTAGTATCACTGGAATTATTAAGTTCTAATTTggcaaattttcaaaaattaagtGCACCTTTTGATGATTTAGCCGATAGAACCATTTATTTGGGTAGTTTGGCTATCTTACTAGTGGAAGATTTACCTCAATTAGTGATCCAA ATActctatttaaaattagtaatagattataaatttgtgccattattaacattaataacctgttcattaataataacaactaATATAATCGGTAGATCATATGATTGTTATAGAAGTATACGTGATCATTATTCTTCTGATTCGACAGATGATGATTATCAGGGCCATAGTAGTAGGGGAAGCTATTTAATTGGAGTCaacgaaatttttaataaatggtgGGATATTGGCAGTggtaaagaaaaaggaaaagggaaGAATAAAGAGGAACAGGATGTTACTGAAGGAAGTGGAGTGGGTGGTAACTATATTGAGCCGAGTGGTACTAATTTTGATACTCAACCTGTTACGGCAGGTCCTAGcggaaataatatttcttggcAGGGCTGA